The Streptomyces sp. WZ-12 genome segment GGCACTGGCCGGGCTCGTGGCACGAACTACCGGTACTCGTGGTTTTGGCCGGCCCAGGCAAGTGTCATGGGCGCCCGTTCCATCAACCTTTGACATCAGGAACCCTCCTTTCGTCACCCGTCACCGCTCTGGTCCGGTGGTCATGATGGTGCGGTGCCCGTCCCTGTCCGGCGGGTGCTCCGTTTCCGATGGGAAAGAGGCGCCATGTTGCGCGGACGCCGTACTGTCTCCGCCCTGGCCGTGGCCGGGGCTGCCATTGTTGCCACCGGTGTATTGGGTACCACTCCCGTGCAGGCACTGACCTCCGGTGCCTCACCGCACGATGGGGTGGTAGCCGTGAGTGCCATGGACCGGCACCCGCAGGACCTGACTCCACTCGTACGGATCGCCGCGCAGCGCCTGCTGACGGCCGATCAGGTCGCTGCCTCCAAGTGGCTGTCGGGCGCGCCCATTGAGGACCCCGATCGGGAGCAGCAGGTTCTTGAGGCGATGGATGCGGAGGCGGTGCGGCTCGGCATCGACCGGGCCACGGTCCAGCGGGTCTTCCGGGACCAGATCGAGGCCAACAAGTACGTGCAGCACGCCCTGCACGACCGCTGGCGCGCCCATCCTGCTGAGGCTCCCACCACGGCGCCGGACCTCGGAGTCGTCCGTGAGGAGATCAACCGGCTCAACGCGGCCCTGCTGCTTGCGATCCGCGACGCGGGGCCCCTGCTGACTGAACCCCGCTGCGCGCCCTACCGCAAGCACGCCCGGGAGGCCGTGGCGCGGGAACTCCGCCTGGATCAGGTTCATTCCGAGGCCCTGCAGCGTGCCCTCACCGACCTCTGCACCGCCCGACCCCAAGCAACCGACCCTGGCCGGGATCTGCCGGACGCCATGGCCCAGGTGATTGCCGCAGACACCGAGGACCGGTAGGCCCCTCGCTGTCTGGTCTGCGAGGGGCGCCCCGTTCACCGCTTCACGGAGGGGATGGGAGAGGGCGTCAGAGCCCTCTCCCGTGTCGTCCACAGTGCCGCTGTGCGGAATGCCATTGACGGGCGAGTTGCTCAACTTGTGCTTGTTGTAGAGGAGTTGTGGCGGAGACTGAGACCCGCCTCTCCCGTCACGTCCCGGTCTGGCTGCTCGGTGCGGCTGCCGGGCTGCTCGCGGCTTCGCCGCACCAACCTGTTCGGTCGGTGCCTGGCATTCACCGACCCGCGCGAGCTCGCGCACTACCCGAGCGACGCTGCCCCTCGAAGGCGCAAAACCGGGGGGCTATGGCGTTCTCCTTGCGTTGCGACGGGAATAACTACGGGGATGAATGCGGAAATTGCTACGGGAATGGCTACGAGAATGACTCTCGCGGTGATGCATTTCTCACGGTTACGCATGCCGGCTTGCCGGTTGCTTCGTGTGGCGCGGGAAGCCGAAAGCCTGGACGGATGTGAGGCGCGCTGCCGCGCGGGTCACGGCCTTCTGCGCATCTCTTGGCGTGACGCGCCTACTTGGGATAGGTCTCGACCATCGGGGCGTGGTCGTACCAGGAGCAGATGACCGAGACTTCCTCGCCGTTCCTGTTGAAGGTCACCCGGATCCAGTGCGGGTCCTGCCACTGCTGCATCTGCCAGCCGGAGGCGGGCGTGGCCGAGATCAGGGTGGCGGAGCTGGTTCCCATGTCGAAGGCGACTTGGCCGCCCTTGACCTGTACCGCCTGGACTTTGCTGTTCGAGGGTGGGGTGGGTGAGGAGGGCGGGGTTGCTGGTGCGGTGGTGTCTCCGCCTGCGCCTTCGGAGGGCGCGCTGTCGTCCGTGGTGGGGGAGGGGCTGCCCGAGCCGCGGGCTCCTGGTGCGCCGGACCGCCCCGAGGGCGGCGGGGCGGTGGGCGGTGCTGCCGAGGAGAGGTGTGCCGGGCGGGAGGGGGTGGGACCGGCGCCGTCCGCATCCGTCTTGCCGGAGAGCTTCAGTAGGCTCGGGGGATCGTAGATGGTGCCCGACAGGGCGGAATGGATGCCCCACCACGAAAGTGCGGCGGCGGTCCCCGTGGCCAGTAGCCACGCCAATCCGCCGATGAAGCGTCTTCCCATTCCGGCACGATATCGAGGCTGTTGGGGCGAGCGCTCAACAGGGGCCGCATTGTGCCGACTTTTGTTGACCTTGTCCGACTGAATTCCCGTTGCGGTCATCCTTGGTTGATGGTTCGGTCTGATGCGTGTGTGTGCTGGATAAGGATGCGTAGACTTCCGGTTATGGCAAGTGTGCTGGTGGTCGAGGACGACCCTTTCGTTCGCTCAGCTCTCATTCGACATCTGAACGAGGAGGCGCACGCCGTCCGCAGCGTCGGCACGGCACTTGAGGCGCTGCGTGAGGTCACGTCGAACGACTTCGACGTCGTCATCCTCGATCTGGGCCTGCCCGACTTGGACGGCTCCCAGGCACTGAAGATGCTGCGTGGCATCAGTGACGTGCCCGTCATCGTCGCCACCGCCCGCGACGACGAGGGCGAGATCGTCAGGCTGCTCAACGGCGGCGCCGACGACTACCTGACCAAGCCCTTTTCCGTGGAGCAGCTCTCCGCGCGGATGGCTGCCGTGCTGCGTCGTGCGCGGGGCCATGGCGGCTCCGGCTTCCGTGACGTCGACGCCGCTCTCGTCCGGGCCGGTGGGCTGGTCATCGATGTTCAGCGCAGGCGGGCGGAGTTGGACGGTGTCGCCCTGGAGCTGACCCGGCGGGAGTTCGACCTGCTGACCTACCTGGCCCAGCGGCCCGGCGTCGTCGTTCCCCGCAAGGTGTTGCTGTCGGAGGTGTGGCAACAGACGTACGGGGACGACCAGACCGTCGACGTTCACTTGTCCTGGCTGCGCCGCAAGTTGGGCGAGAAGGCATCCAACCCCCGCTACCTGCACACCCTCCGTGGCGTGGGCGTCAAACTGCAGGCGCCCGAGGAGGGTGGGGAGCCCTTGGCGGCACAGCACGCATGAGATGGGCGCTGGTGAGGATCT includes the following:
- a CDS encoding chorismate mutase encodes the protein MDRHPQDLTPLVRIAAQRLLTADQVAASKWLSGAPIEDPDREQQVLEAMDAEAVRLGIDRATVQRVFRDQIEANKYVQHALHDRWRAHPAEAPTTAPDLGVVREEINRLNAALLLAIRDAGPLLTEPRCAPYRKHAREAVARELRLDQVHSEALQRALTDLCTARPQATDPGRDLPDAMAQVIAADTEDR
- a CDS encoding response regulator transcription factor, yielding MASVLVVEDDPFVRSALIRHLNEEAHAVRSVGTALEALREVTSNDFDVVILDLGLPDLDGSQALKMLRGISDVPVIVATARDDEGEIVRLLNGGADDYLTKPFSVEQLSARMAAVLRRARGHGGSGFRDVDAALVRAGGLVIDVQRRRAELDGVALELTRREFDLLTYLAQRPGVVVPRKVLLSEVWQQTYGDDQTVDVHLSWLRRKLGEKASNPRYLHTLRGVGVKLQAPEEGGEPLAAQHA